From the Thermus tengchongensis genome, one window contains:
- a CDS encoding NADH-quinone oxidoreductase subunit C produces the protein MRLQVVLEEAQTKGYAIEDNGLGNLWVVLPREAFKGEMARYKELGFNYLADIVGIDYLEYPDPKPERFSVVYELVSLPGWRDGDGSRFFVRVYVPEKDPVLPTVTDLWGSANFLEREVYDMFGIVFEGHPDLRKILTPEDLEGHPLRKDFPLGETPTLFREGRFIVPSEFRAALTGKNPGPTWYRGGSRKGYRALWADLQKARGEKDPGRGSVG, from the coding sequence GTGCGGCTTCAGGTCGTTTTAGAGGAGGCCCAGACCAAGGGCTACGCCATAGAGGACAACGGGCTTGGGAACCTCTGGGTGGTCCTGCCCCGGGAGGCTTTCAAGGGGGAGATGGCCCGCTACAAGGAGCTGGGCTTCAACTACCTGGCGGACATCGTGGGCATAGACTACCTGGAGTACCCGGACCCTAAGCCCGAGCGCTTCTCGGTGGTCTACGAGCTGGTTTCCCTTCCAGGGTGGCGGGACGGGGATGGGAGCCGCTTCTTCGTCCGGGTTTACGTGCCGGAGAAGGACCCCGTGCTGCCCACGGTGACCGACCTCTGGGGGAGCGCGAACTTCCTGGAGCGGGAGGTGTACGACATGTTCGGCATCGTCTTTGAGGGGCACCCGGACCTCAGGAAGATCCTCACCCCCGAGGACCTCGAGGGTCATCCCCTGCGCAAGGACTTCCCCCTGGGGGAAACCCCCACCCTCTTCCGCGAAGGAAGGTTCATCGTGCCCAGCGAGTTCCGGGCCGCCCTCACCGGGAAGAACCCTGGCCCTACCTGGTACCGGGGCGGTAGCCGCAAGGGGTACCGGGCCCTTTGGGCCGACCTCCAGAAGGCCAGGGGAGAAAAGGACCCCGGTAGGGGCTCGGTTGGCTAG
- a CDS encoding Rad52/Rad22 family DNA repair protein: MDEVWQKLAEPFPPGEVQWRIEALSRDKKRALVVPYVDARTVLDRLDRVVGPEGWQDAYEVLADAERTVRDERGERRERLVEVKCRLTVLGVTKEDVGEGDSLKAAFSDALKRAAVKFGVGRYLYRLEKQWVDYDSEKGRFTPPRLPEGEGAPEAPLPEEEKPEAYRLIDQLMERLKEKGLGKEAAKIVTKYGGYGKTPEETKRLYGELRALLKG, from the coding sequence ATGGACGAAGTTTGGCAAAAGCTCGCCGAACCCTTCCCTCCCGGCGAGGTGCAGTGGCGCATCGAGGCCCTCTCCCGGGATAAAAAACGCGCCCTGGTGGTCCCCTATGTGGACGCTCGTACTGTTTTGGACCGGCTGGACCGGGTGGTGGGCCCCGAGGGGTGGCAGGACGCCTACGAGGTCCTGGCCGATGCCGAGCGCACGGTGAGGGACGAGCGGGGCGAGCGGCGGGAACGGCTGGTGGAGGTGAAGTGCCGCCTCACCGTCCTGGGGGTGACCAAGGAGGACGTGGGGGAAGGGGACTCCCTGAAGGCGGCCTTCTCCGATGCGCTGAAAAGAGCTGCCGTCAAGTTCGGGGTGGGCCGCTACCTCTACCGCCTGGAAAAGCAGTGGGTGGACTACGACTCGGAAAAGGGGCGCTTCACCCCACCCAGGCTGCCCGAGGGCGAAGGAGCCCCGGAGGCCCCCCTCCCGGAGGAGGAGAAGCCCGAGGCCTACCGGCTCATCGACCAGCTCATGGAGCGCTTGAAGGAAAAGGGCCTGGGTAAGGAGGCCGCCAAGATCGTCACCAAATACGGGGGGTACGGCAAGACCCCAGAGGAAACCAAGCGCCTCTACGGGGAGCTCCGCGCCCTGCTCAAAGGATGA
- a CDS encoding metallophosphoesterase, translating into MRVVALGDLHGNFPTLWRILRAEGLADAHLRPTEALRSGQTHVVLLGDLVHPKTPRDYERLTGLSPFNPQDPTHLRLAAGYQIRELFRLKAFQEEAEGHVTILLGNHDEAALKGEPVLGNRHLKHLEFHPEMGGKPLPEALRAWMARFPRELVLQGVHFAHVGPVPWLQDYDELFYAQSEPKTWWFRTPDYVERMGYRFGVYGHVPMKDGILIKERFALIDALDLGEYLVLHPYEEPLRLEAKRLSHA; encoded by the coding sequence ATGAGGGTCGTCGCCCTCGGGGACCTCCACGGAAACTTCCCCACCCTCTGGCGCATCCTGAGGGCCGAGGGCCTAGCGGACGCCCATCTCAGGCCCACGGAGGCGTTGCGCTCGGGCCAGACCCACGTGGTCCTGTTGGGCGACCTGGTCCACCCCAAAACCCCCCGGGACTACGAGCGCCTCACCGGCCTTTCCCCCTTTAACCCGCAAGACCCCACCCACCTGCGCCTGGCGGCGGGCTACCAGATCCGGGAGCTCTTCCGCCTCAAGGCCTTCCAGGAGGAGGCGGAAGGCCACGTGACCATCCTTTTGGGCAACCACGACGAGGCCGCCCTCAAGGGAGAGCCGGTGCTGGGCAACCGCCACCTCAAGCACCTGGAGTTCCATCCTGAGATGGGGGGGAAGCCTCTGCCCGAGGCCCTTAGGGCCTGGATGGCCCGCTTCCCCCGGGAGCTGGTCCTTCAGGGGGTTCACTTCGCCCACGTGGGCCCGGTGCCCTGGCTCCAGGACTACGACGAGCTTTTCTACGCCCAAAGCGAGCCCAAGACCTGGTGGTTCCGCACCCCCGACTACGTGGAGCGCATGGGCTACCGCTTTGGCGTCTACGGCCACGTCCCCATGAAAGACGGCATCCTCATCAAGGAGCGCTTCGCCCTCATCGACGCCCTGGACCTGGGGGAGTACCTGGTGCTCCACCCCTACGAAGAGCCTCTGCGCCTCGAGGCCAAACGCCTTTCCCATGCCTAA
- a CDS encoding NADH-quinone oxidoreductase subunit A, translating into MAPIAEYVSILIYLGVALFIGVAALAVGALLGPKKPGKAKLMPYESGNDPAGEVRRFPIHFYVVAMLFILFDVEVAFLWPYAVSAGSLGLYGFWGVLGFTLLLFVGFLYEWWKGVMRWH; encoded by the coding sequence TTGGCGCCGATCGCGGAGTACGTGAGCATCCTGATCTATCTAGGAGTGGCCCTGTTCATCGGGGTGGCGGCCCTGGCGGTGGGGGCCCTCCTGGGTCCCAAGAAGCCGGGGAAGGCCAAGCTGATGCCCTACGAGTCGGGGAACGACCCCGCCGGGGAGGTGCGGCGCTTCCCCATCCACTTCTACGTGGTGGCCATGCTCTTCATCCTCTTTGACGTGGAGGTGGCCTTCCTCTGGCCCTACGCGGTGAGTGCGGGAAGCTTGGGGCTTTACGGGTTCTGGGGGGTCTTGGGCTTCACCCTCCTGCTCTTCGTGGGCTTCCTCTACGAGTGGTGGAAGGGGGTGATGCGGTGGCACTGA
- a CDS encoding NuoB/complex I 20 kDa subunit family protein, translating to MALKDLFEKDVQELEREGILFTTLEKLVAWGRSNSLWPATFGLACCAIEMMASTDARNDLARFGSEVFRASPRQADVMIVAGRLSKKMAPVMRRVWEQMPDPKWVISMGACASSGGMFNNYAIVQNVDSVVPVDVYVPGCPPRPEALIYAVMQLQKKVRGEAYNDRGERLPPVAAWRRTRG from the coding sequence GTGGCACTGAAGGACCTCTTTGAGAAAGACGTTCAGGAACTGGAAAGGGAAGGCATCCTCTTCACCACCCTGGAGAAGCTGGTGGCCTGGGGCCGCTCCAACAGCCTCTGGCCCGCCACGTTTGGCCTGGCCTGCTGCGCCATCGAGATGATGGCCTCCACCGACGCCCGCAACGACCTGGCCCGCTTTGGCAGCGAGGTCTTCCGGGCCAGCCCCCGCCAGGCGGACGTGATGATCGTGGCGGGGAGGCTCTCCAAGAAAATGGCCCCGGTGATGCGCCGGGTCTGGGAGCAGATGCCCGACCCCAAGTGGGTGATCTCCATGGGGGCCTGCGCCAGCTCCGGGGGGATGTTCAACAACTACGCCATCGTGCAGAACGTGGACTCGGTGGTGCCGGTGGACGTCTATGTGCCCGGTTGCCCCCCGCGCCCCGAGGCCCTCATCTATGCGGTGATGCAACTGCAGAAGAAGGTGCGCGGGGAGGCCTACAACGACCGGGGGGAAAGGCTTCCCCCGGTGGCCGCCTGGCGCCGGACAAGGGGGTGA
- the nuoF gene encoding NADH-quinone oxidoreductase subunit NuoF has translation MTGPIVSGKDPRFERTLYAHVGKEGSWTLDYYLRHGGYETAKRVLKEKTPEEVIEEVKRSGLRGRGGAGFPTGVKWSFMPKDGQQHYLICNADESEPGSFKDRYILEDVPHLLLEGMILAGYAIRATVGYIYVRGEYRKAADRLEAAIREAREGGYLGENLFGSGFSFQVHVHRGAGAYICGEETALMNSLEGLRANPRLKPPFPAQSGLWGKPTTINNVETLASVVPILERGADWFASMGTEQSKGMKLYQISGPVRRPGVYELPMGTTFRELIYDWAGGPLEPIQALIPGGSSTPPLPFTDEVLDTPMSYEHLQAKGSMLGTGGVILIPERVSMVDAMWNVTRFYAHESCGKCTPCREGVAGFMVNLFAKIGSGQGEEKDVENLEALLPLIEGRSFCPLADAAVWPVKGSLKHFKDQYLALVREKKPVPRVSLWR, from the coding sequence ATGACCGGGCCCATCGTATCCGGAAAAGATCCCCGTTTTGAGCGGACCCTCTACGCCCACGTGGGGAAGGAAGGCTCATGGACCCTGGACTACTACCTGCGGCACGGCGGCTACGAAACCGCCAAGCGGGTCCTGAAGGAGAAAACCCCCGAAGAGGTCATCGAGGAGGTGAAGCGCTCGGGCCTCCGGGGCCGGGGCGGGGCGGGCTTCCCCACCGGGGTTAAGTGGAGCTTCATGCCCAAGGACGGGCAGCAGCACTACCTCATCTGCAACGCCGACGAGTCGGAGCCGGGGAGCTTCAAGGACCGCTACATCCTGGAGGACGTTCCCCACCTGCTCCTCGAGGGGATGATCCTGGCGGGCTACGCCATAAGGGCCACGGTGGGGTACATCTACGTGCGCGGGGAGTACCGCAAGGCGGCGGACCGCCTGGAGGCCGCCATCCGCGAGGCCCGCGAGGGGGGCTACCTGGGGGAAAACCTCTTCGGCTCGGGCTTCTCCTTCCAGGTGCACGTGCACCGGGGCGCCGGGGCCTACATCTGCGGCGAGGAAACCGCCCTCATGAACTCCTTGGAAGGCCTTCGGGCCAATCCTCGCCTCAAACCCCCCTTCCCCGCCCAGTCGGGGCTTTGGGGCAAGCCCACCACCATCAACAACGTGGAGACCCTGGCCTCGGTGGTGCCCATCCTGGAGCGGGGGGCCGACTGGTTCGCCAGCATGGGCACCGAGCAGTCCAAGGGGATGAAGCTCTACCAGATCTCCGGCCCCGTGAGGCGGCCCGGGGTCTACGAACTTCCCATGGGCACCACCTTCCGGGAACTCATCTACGACTGGGCGGGAGGTCCTCTGGAGCCCATCCAGGCCCTCATCCCTGGGGGGTCCTCCACCCCGCCTTTGCCCTTCACCGATGAGGTCCTGGACACCCCCATGAGCTACGAGCACCTGCAGGCCAAGGGCTCCATGCTGGGCACGGGCGGGGTCATCCTCATCCCCGAGCGGGTGAGCATGGTGGACGCCATGTGGAACGTGACCCGCTTCTACGCCCACGAGTCCTGCGGCAAGTGCACCCCCTGCCGGGAGGGGGTGGCGGGCTTCATGGTGAACCTCTTCGCCAAAATCGGCAGCGGCCAAGGGGAGGAAAAGGACGTGGAGAACCTCGAGGCCCTCCTCCCCCTCATCGAGGGGCGGAGCTTCTGCCCCCTGGCGGATGCGGCGGTGTGGCCGGTGAAAGGCTCCTTGAAGCACTTTAAGGACCAGTACCTAGCCTTGGTGCGGGAGAAAAAGCCCGTGCCCAGGGTGAGCCTCTGGAGGTGA
- the rsmA gene encoding 16S rRNA (adenine(1518)-N(6)/adenine(1519)-N(6))-dimethyltransferase RsmA gives MPKLTSPKEVRELLQRHGLFADKRFGQNFLVSESHLTRIVEAAKPFTGPVYEVGPGLGVLTRALAEAGAEVTAIEKDERLRPVLEETLKGLPVRLIFGDALAYPWEEVPPGSLLVANLPYHIATPLVTRLLQTGRFARLVFLVQKEVAERMVAQPGTPQYGLLSLRVAYHAQAEKLFDLPPGAFFPPPKVVSSLVRLTPRKVPDDPALFQLLEAAFSKRRKTLKNALTAAGYPKEKVEEALKRLGLPLDIRGEALELSHFQKLKDLLYTRV, from the coding sequence ATGCCTAAGCTCACCTCGCCCAAGGAAGTGCGGGAGCTTCTCCAGCGCCATGGCCTTTTCGCCGACAAGCGCTTCGGGCAGAACTTCCTGGTTTCAGAGAGCCACTTAACGCGCATCGTGGAAGCGGCGAAGCCCTTCACGGGGCCGGTGTACGAGGTGGGGCCGGGCCTAGGGGTGCTCACCCGGGCCCTGGCCGAGGCGGGGGCAGAGGTGACGGCCATCGAGAAGGACGAGCGCCTGCGCCCCGTGCTGGAGGAAACCCTAAAGGGCCTCCCTGTGCGCCTGATCTTCGGGGACGCCCTGGCCTACCCCTGGGAGGAGGTGCCCCCAGGAAGCCTCCTAGTGGCCAACCTGCCCTACCACATCGCCACCCCCCTCGTCACCCGCCTCCTGCAGACGGGACGCTTCGCGCGCCTCGTCTTCCTGGTGCAGAAGGAGGTGGCCGAGCGCATGGTGGCCCAACCCGGCACCCCTCAGTACGGTCTTCTCTCCCTTCGGGTGGCCTACCATGCCCAGGCGGAAAAGCTCTTCGACCTTCCCCCCGGGGCTTTCTTTCCCCCTCCCAAAGTGGTGAGCAGCCTAGTGCGCCTCACCCCCAGGAAGGTGCCGGACGACCCTGCCCTTTTCCAGCTCCTCGAGGCCGCCTTCTCCAAGCGCCGCAAAACCCTGAAAAACGCCCTCACCGCCGCCGGATATCCCAAGGAGAAGGTGGAGGAGGCCCTTAAGCGCCTGGGTCTTCCCCTGGATATTCGGGGGGAGGCCTTGGAGCTATCCCATTTCCAGAAGCTCAAGGATCTTCTCTACACCAGGGTGTAA
- the nuoE gene encoding NADH-quinone oxidoreductase subunit NuoE → MGFFDDKQDFLEETFAKYPPEGRRSAIMPLLRRVQQEEGWIRPERIEEIAQLVGTTATEVMGVASFYSYYQFVPTGKYHLQVCSTLSCKLAGADELWDYLTETLGIGPGEVTPDGLFSVQKVECLGSCHTAPVVQVNDEPYVECVTRARLEALLEGLKAGKRLEEIELPGKCGHHVHEVEV, encoded by the coding sequence ATGGGGTTCTTCGACGACAAGCAGGACTTCCTAGAGGAAACCTTTGCCAAGTACCCACCGGAAGGGCGCCGCTCTGCCATCATGCCCCTCTTAAGGCGGGTGCAGCAGGAGGAGGGCTGGATTCGGCCGGAGCGGATAGAAGAGATCGCCCAGCTGGTGGGTACCACGGCCACGGAGGTCATGGGGGTGGCGAGCTTCTACTCCTACTACCAGTTCGTGCCCACGGGCAAGTACCACCTCCAGGTCTGCTCCACCCTCTCCTGCAAGCTGGCGGGGGCGGACGAGCTTTGGGATTACCTCACGGAGACTTTGGGCATCGGCCCCGGGGAGGTGACCCCGGATGGCCTTTTCAGCGTGCAGAAGGTGGAGTGCCTGGGAAGCTGCCACACCGCTCCTGTGGTCCAGGTGAACGACGAACCCTATGTGGAGTGCGTGACCCGGGCGAGGCTTGAGGCGCTCCTGGAGGGCCTCAAGGCGGGCAAGCGCCTCGAGGAGATCGAGCTTCCCGGCAAGTGCGGGCACCACGTGCACGAGGTGGAGGTATGA
- the nuoD gene encoding NADH dehydrogenase (quinone) subunit D produces MKDYLDLDPQVAEEPKELRTEVMTLNVGPQHPSTHGVLRVVVTLSGEEVLDLVPHIGYLHTGFEKNMENRTYTQVITYTPRMDYLHSFAHDLAYALAVERLVGAVVPPRAQTIRIILNELSRLASHLVFLGTGLLDLGALTPFFYAFREREAILDLFEWVTGQRFHHNYIRIGGVKEDLPEEFVPELKKLLQVLPHRIDEYEALFAESPIFYERARGVGVIPPEVAIHLGLTGGSLRASGVNYDVRKAYPYAGYDTYQFDVPLGEHGDVFDRMLIRIREMRESVKIIKQALERLEPGPVRDPNPQITPPPRHLLETSMEAVIYHFKHYTEGFHPPKGEVYVPTESARGELGYYIVSDGGSMPYRVKVRAPSFVNLQSLPYACKGEQVADMVAIIASLDPVMGDVDR; encoded by the coding sequence ATGAAGGACTACCTGGACCTGGACCCACAGGTGGCGGAGGAACCCAAGGAGCTCCGCACCGAGGTCATGACCCTCAACGTGGGCCCGCAGCACCCCTCCACCCACGGGGTCTTGCGGGTGGTGGTGACCCTTTCGGGCGAAGAGGTCTTGGACCTCGTCCCCCACATCGGCTACCTCCACACGGGCTTTGAGAAGAACATGGAGAACCGGACGTATACGCAGGTGATCACGTATACGCCCCGGATGGACTACCTCCACTCCTTCGCCCACGACCTGGCCTACGCTCTGGCGGTGGAGCGGCTGGTGGGGGCGGTGGTGCCGCCTCGAGCCCAGACCATCCGCATCATCCTCAACGAGCTCTCCCGCCTGGCCAGCCACCTGGTCTTCCTGGGTACTGGGCTACTGGACCTTGGGGCCCTTACCCCCTTCTTCTACGCCTTCCGCGAGCGGGAGGCCATCCTGGACCTCTTTGAGTGGGTGACCGGCCAGCGCTTCCACCACAACTACATCCGCATCGGCGGGGTCAAGGAGGACCTTCCCGAGGAATTCGTGCCCGAGCTTAAAAAGCTTTTGCAGGTCCTGCCCCACCGCATCGACGAGTACGAGGCCCTCTTTGCGGAAAGCCCCATCTTCTACGAGCGGGCCCGGGGCGTGGGGGTCATCCCCCCCGAGGTGGCCATCCACCTGGGCCTCACCGGAGGGTCTTTGAGGGCCAGCGGGGTGAACTACGACGTGCGCAAGGCCTACCCCTATGCGGGCTACGACACCTACCAGTTTGACGTGCCCTTGGGGGAGCACGGGGACGTGTTCGACCGCATGCTGATCCGCATCCGGGAGATGCGGGAGTCGGTGAAGATCATAAAGCAGGCCCTGGAGCGGCTGGAGCCAGGGCCGGTGCGCGACCCCAACCCCCAGATCACCCCGCCCCCCAGGCACCTCCTGGAGACCTCCATGGAGGCGGTCATCTACCACTTCAAGCACTACACCGAGGGCTTCCACCCCCCCAAGGGCGAGGTGTACGTGCCCACGGAATCCGCCAGGGGCGAACTGGGGTACTACATCGTCTCCGATGGGGGGAGCATGCCCTACCGGGTGAAGGTGCGGGCTCCCAGCTTCGTGAACCTGCAAAGCCTCCCCTATGCCTGCAAGGGGGAGCAGGTGGCGGACATGGTGGCCATCATCGCCAGCCTGGACCCGGTCATGGGCGACGTGGACCGATAG
- the nuoG gene encoding NADH-quinone oxidoreductase subunit NuoG, with product MVRVKVNDRIVEVPPGTSVMDAVFHAGYDVPLFCSEKHLSPIGACRMCLVRIGLPKRGPDGKPVLNERGEPEIAWQPKLAASCVTAVADGMVVDTLSEVVREAQAGMVEFTLLNHPLDCPTCDKGGACELQDRTVEYGLYEKYYQKAPLELPTYTRFEFTRRHVDKHHPLSPFVVLDRERCIHCKRCVRYFEEIPGDEVLDFIERGMHTFIGTMDFGLPSGFSGNITDICPVGALLDLTARFRARNWEMEETPTTCALCPVGCGITADTRSGELLRIRAREVPEVNEIWLCDAGRFGHEWADQERLKIPLVRKGGRLQEATWEEAFAAIQEGLKGARKEEVGIYLAHDATLEEGLMASELAKALGTPHLDFEGRTAAPASLYPAATFEDLLGADFALVLGDPTEEAPLLHLRLSEFVRDLKPPQRFAHGTPFADLSIKERMPRRRDKMALFAPYRAPLMKWASIHQVHAPGEEREILLALLGEKEGSEAVKMAKEAWEKAQNPVLILGAGVLQDSVAAERARLLAERKGAKVLAMTPAANARGLEALGVWPGEKGAAWDEPGSPYAYYGFVPPEGALKGKRFLVMHLSHLHPLAERYADVVLPAPTFYEKRGQVVNLEGRVLSLNPAPIENGEAEGAIQALALLAEALGVRPPFRLGLEAERELKKKVPAPNGLLTHRTQRLRPKAQEGRLYLRPTMWRAWQLTGKVAQTVRPELWVHPETAKAEALLEGARVEVEGPLGPVLAQVVHREDLPKGFLYLSALGPFAGRRMEARVLVPTGGEA from the coding sequence GTGGTCAGGGTCAAGGTGAACGACCGGATCGTGGAAGTGCCCCCGGGGACCAGCGTCATGGACGCGGTCTTCCACGCGGGGTACGACGTGCCCCTCTTCTGCTCGGAAAAGCACCTCTCCCCCATTGGGGCCTGCCGCATGTGCCTGGTGCGCATCGGCCTGCCCAAGCGGGGCCCGGACGGGAAGCCTGTGTTGAATGAAAGGGGGGAACCGGAGATCGCCTGGCAGCCCAAGCTGGCCGCCAGCTGCGTCACCGCCGTGGCCGACGGCATGGTGGTGGACACCCTCTCGGAGGTGGTGCGGGAAGCCCAGGCGGGGATGGTGGAGTTCACCCTCTTAAACCACCCCCTGGACTGCCCCACCTGCGACAAGGGGGGGGCCTGCGAGCTTCAGGACCGCACGGTGGAGTACGGGCTCTACGAGAAGTATTACCAGAAGGCTCCCCTCGAGCTTCCCACCTACACCCGCTTTGAGTTCACCCGCCGCCACGTGGACAAACACCACCCCCTTTCCCCCTTCGTGGTGCTGGACCGGGAGCGGTGCATCCACTGCAAGCGGTGCGTGCGCTACTTTGAGGAGATCCCTGGGGACGAGGTCCTAGACTTCATCGAGCGGGGGATGCACACCTTCATCGGCACCATGGACTTCGGCCTCCCCTCGGGCTTCTCGGGGAACATCACCGACATCTGCCCCGTGGGGGCCCTTCTGGACCTCACCGCCCGCTTCCGGGCCCGCAACTGGGAGATGGAGGAAACCCCCACCACCTGCGCCCTCTGCCCCGTGGGGTGCGGCATCACCGCGGACACCAGGAGCGGGGAGCTCCTGCGCATCCGCGCCCGGGAGGTACCTGAGGTCAACGAGATCTGGCTCTGCGACGCGGGCCGCTTCGGGCACGAGTGGGCGGACCAGGAGCGCCTCAAGATCCCCCTGGTGCGCAAGGGCGGGAGGCTCCAGGAGGCCACCTGGGAGGAGGCCTTCGCCGCCATCCAGGAGGGCCTCAAGGGGGCCAGGAAGGAGGAGGTGGGGATCTACCTGGCCCACGACGCCACCTTGGAGGAGGGCCTAATGGCCAGCGAGCTGGCCAAGGCCCTAGGCACCCCCCACCTGGACTTCGAGGGCCGCACCGCCGCCCCCGCAAGCCTCTACCCCGCGGCCACCTTTGAAGACCTCCTGGGGGCGGACTTCGCCCTGGTCCTGGGGGACCCCACGGAGGAGGCCCCCCTCCTCCACCTGCGCCTAAGCGAGTTCGTGCGCGACCTAAAGCCCCCCCAGCGCTTCGCCCACGGCACCCCCTTCGCCGACCTCTCCATCAAGGAGAGGATGCCCAGGCGCCGGGACAAGATGGCCCTCTTCGCCCCCTACCGCGCCCCCCTCATGAAGTGGGCGTCCATCCACCAGGTTCATGCCCCCGGGGAGGAGCGGGAGATCCTTCTCGCCCTGCTTGGGGAGAAGGAGGGTAGCGAAGCGGTGAAGATGGCCAAAGAGGCCTGGGAAAAGGCGCAAAACCCTGTCCTCATCCTGGGGGCCGGTGTCCTCCAAGATTCCGTGGCCGCAGAAAGGGCCAGGCTTCTCGCCGAGCGCAAGGGGGCCAAGGTCCTGGCCATGACCCCGGCGGCCAATGCCCGGGGCCTCGAGGCCCTGGGGGTCTGGCCCGGGGAGAAAGGGGCAGCTTGGGACGAACCCGGAAGCCCCTACGCCTACTACGGCTTCGTGCCCCCGGAAGGGGCCCTAAAGGGCAAACGCTTCCTGGTTATGCACCTCAGCCACCTCCACCCCCTGGCGGAGCGGTATGCGGATGTGGTCCTCCCCGCCCCCACCTTCTACGAGAAGCGGGGGCAGGTGGTGAACCTGGAGGGGCGGGTCCTTTCCCTCAACCCCGCCCCCATTGAAAACGGCGAGGCGGAGGGTGCCATCCAGGCCCTGGCCCTGCTGGCCGAGGCCCTTGGGGTGCGGCCGCCCTTTAGGCTTGGCCTCGAGGCGGAGCGGGAGCTCAAGAAAAAGGTACCCGCTCCTAACGGCCTCCTTACCCACCGCACCCAGCGCCTACGGCCCAAGGCCCAAGAGGGAAGGCTCTACCTGAGGCCCACCATGTGGAGGGCCTGGCAGCTTACGGGTAAGGTGGCCCAGACCGTCCGCCCTGAGCTTTGGGTCCACCCGGAAACCGCCAAGGCCGAGGCCCTTTTGGAGGGAGCCCGGGTGGAGGTGGAAGGCCCCCTGGGCCCGGTCCTGGCCCAGGTGGTCCACCGGGAGGACCTGCCCAAGGGCTTCCTCTACCTCTCCGCCCTCGGTCCCTTTGCGGGCAGGAGGATGGAGGCCAGGGTGTTGGTCCCCACGGGAGGTGAGGCATGA
- the nuoH gene encoding NADH-quinone oxidoreductase subunit NuoH yields the protein MNPYPSDPYWMVALKALLVVVGLLTAFAFMTLIERRLLARFQVRLGPNRVGPLGLFQPIADAIKSIFKEDLVVERADKVIFVLAPLIGVVFALLAFGAIPFGPPGSFFGFQPWVLNLDLGLLYLFAVSEMAIYGIFLAGWASGSKYSLLGSLRSSASLISYELGLGIALLSPVLLVGSLNLNDIVNWQQEHGWLALYAFPAFLVYMIAALAEAARTPFDLPEAEQELVGGYHTEYSSIKWALFQMTEYIHFITASALIPTLFLGGWTMPFWNVPYLWMFLKIAFFLFFFIWIRATWFRLRYDQLLRFGWGFLFPVALVWFLVTALVVALDFPRSYLLYLSLATLLVLLGAVMYSPKPVRKGGGA from the coding sequence ATGAACCCTTATCCCTCGGATCCCTACTGGATGGTGGCCTTGAAGGCCCTTTTGGTGGTGGTGGGCCTCCTCACGGCCTTCGCCTTCATGACCCTGATCGAGCGCCGCCTTCTCGCCCGCTTCCAAGTCCGCCTGGGCCCCAACCGGGTGGGGCCCCTTGGCCTCTTCCAGCCCATCGCCGACGCCATCAAGAGCATCTTCAAGGAAGACCTGGTGGTGGAGCGCGCCGACAAGGTGATCTTCGTGCTAGCTCCCCTCATCGGCGTGGTCTTCGCCCTCCTGGCCTTCGGGGCCATCCCCTTTGGCCCCCCAGGGAGCTTCTTCGGCTTCCAGCCCTGGGTCTTGAACCTGGACCTGGGCCTCCTCTACCTCTTCGCCGTGAGCGAGATGGCCATCTACGGCATCTTCCTGGCAGGCTGGGCCTCGGGGAGCAAGTACAGCCTCCTGGGCTCCTTGCGCTCCTCGGCGAGCCTCATCTCCTACGAGCTGGGCCTGGGCATCGCCCTCCTCTCCCCAGTGCTCCTGGTGGGAAGCCTGAACCTCAACGACATCGTCAACTGGCAGCAGGAGCACGGCTGGCTGGCCCTATACGCTTTCCCTGCCTTCTTGGTCTACATGATCGCCGCCCTGGCCGAGGCTGCCCGCACCCCCTTTGACCTCCCTGAGGCCGAGCAGGAGCTGGTGGGGGGCTACCACACCGAATACAGCTCCATCAAGTGGGCCCTCTTCCAGATGACGGAGTACATCCACTTCATCACCGCCAGCGCCCTCATCCCCACCCTCTTCCTGGGCGGCTGGACCATGCCCTTCTGGAACGTCCCCTATCTTTGGATGTTCCTCAAGATCGCCTTCTTCCTCTTCTTCTTCATCTGGATCCGGGCCACGTGGTTCCGCCTGCGCTACGACCAGCTCCTGCGCTTCGGCTGGGGCTTCCTCTTCCCGGTGGCCCTGGTCTGGTTCCTGGTGACCGCCCTGGTGGTGGCCTTAGACTTTCCCCGCT